The following coding sequences are from one Triticum aestivum cultivar Chinese Spring chromosome 5A, IWGSC CS RefSeq v2.1, whole genome shotgun sequence window:
- the LOC123106099 gene encoding metalloendoproteinase 4-MMP: MAQQVATKLKLKVKAPSEKRRGHAASSNQRTPHVHILLLLFPSIIICLLVCAAWPNTSRPSTRHSSSFSSSLYANLQSKWESGQSTHTRTHARAPMSSSSALPLPLPFFFLHLLLLLFPPCCTGCSRHLLLHAGANSSSSSSLADMLQVQAGDGANVTDGLRRYLARFGYASVPDDADGQLVVRLYQSTLGLPVTGRLDNRTLDLLATPRCGVPDLHLQPNATARFAFFEGQPRWARQPGHFLLTYAVVSSSPPYQPLPLPRKAVRRAFRRAFARWARVIPVRFRETRDYNMADVRVGFLAGDHGDGEPFDGPLGVLGHAFSPPSGQLHLDAAERWAVGDMADADAGAVDLESVATHEIGHVLGLAHSSVPDAIMYPSLKPRTRKTELTLDDVRGVQALYGSNPRFSLSSLSEPDTSSASPAAAYTNTRSPGKTTTATAIPLLLLVAITLLC; encoded by the coding sequence ATGGCACAGCAGGTGGCCACCAAGCTCAAGCTCAAAGTGAAAGCTCCGTCTGAGAAGAGGAGAGGACACGCAGCAAGCTCCAATCAACGGACACCCCATGTCCATATTCTCTTGCTCCTTTTCCCAAGCATTATTATTTGTCTACTGGTTTGTGCGGCTTGGCCCAACACAAGTAGACCCTCGACTCGAcattcctcctccttctcctcttctttatATGCAAATCTGCAGTCAAAGTGGGAGTCCGGCCAGTCCACCCATACACGCACGCATGCGCGCGCGCccatgtcctcctcctctgctctccccctccccctccccttcttcttcttgcacctcctcctcctcctgtttcCGCCATGCTGCACCGGCTGctcccgccacctcctcctccacgccggcgccaactcctcctcctcctcctctctcgcggacATGCTCCAGGTCCAGGCCGGCGACGGCGCCAACGTCACCGACGGCCTCAGGCGCTACCTCGCGCGCTTCGGCTACGCCTCCGTCCCTGACGACGCCGACGGCCAGCTCGTGGTGAGGCTCTACCAGTCCACCCTCGGCCTCCCCGTCACCGGCCGCCTCGACAACCGCACCCTCGACCTCCTCGCCACCCCGCGCTGCGGCGTCCCGGACCTGCACCTCCAACCGAACGCCACCGCCCGCTTCGCCTTCTTCGAGGGCCAGCCGCGCTGGGCGCGCCAGCCGGGCCACTTCCTGCTCACCTACGCCGtcgtctcctcctcgccgccctACCAGCCGCTCCCCCTCCCGCGCAAGGCCGTGCGCAGGGCCTTCCGCCGCGCCTTCGCGCGCTGGGCGCGCGTCATCCCGGTGCGGTTCCGCGAGACGCGCGACTACAACATGGCGGACGTGCGCGTGGGGTTcctcgccggcgaccacggcgacggcgagcccTTCGACGGGCCCCTCGGCGTGCTCGGCCACGCCTTCTCCCCGCCCAGCGGCCAGCTGCACCTCGACGCCGCCGAGCGCTGGGCCGTCGGAGACATGGCCGACGCGGACGCCGGCGCCGTGGACCTCGAGTCGGTGGCCACGCACGAGATCGGCCACGTTCTTGGCCTGGCGCACTCGTCCGTCCCGGACGCCATCATGTACCCGAGCCTCAAGCCGCGGACCAGGAAGACGGAGCTGACCCTGGACGACGTCCGCGGCGTGCAGGCGCTCTACGGCTCCAACCCGCGGTTCAGCCTCAGCTCCCTCTCAGAGCCCGacacctcctccgcctcccccgCGGCGGCCTACACCAATACCAGGTCGCCCGGgaagacgacgacggcgacggccaTCCCGCTCCTATTGCTCGTCGCCATCACACTCCTCTGCTAG